The following coding sequences lie in one Haematobia irritans isolate KBUSLIRL chromosome 3, ASM5000362v1, whole genome shotgun sequence genomic window:
- the LOC142231288 gene encoding uncharacterized protein LOC142231288, with protein MSEEMNSLTMTRGRLKGSITRTLAFAQVPSAETTFDDVVSRLERLEEVWQAFVKLTDDLYKFKDVENFADPEADFASYEEKYLSARGKLYALKSQYAPTLNESTANSGAIAKLADQQAAFLEKLSTTSHPKENDLPRINIPIFTGTYKDWPSFKDLFESAIGSKGISNIQKFHYLKSLLKEDAARLIQHIPVTETAFQTTWTRLNDRYDRPKQIVTSFIEAFMALPSISTENAATMRKISDGANEIIRGLDAIGKGERDWWLIYLLLSKLDPESKSKWIRESRDNPLPTINDFFEFLDNRCEEVELCAKKQAHQSKHSHSGKSQGNHTKCLVSTKAKPSCLLCKCPDHSIFTCPTFLQKDINERRHFVKESALCYNCLRQGHAVSNCVSKGRCKQCHRRHHSLLHLPSNEHEPTYLPGQVSESSPPESPSSSNNTASANIQWSTTANIACPISLPSLPSSSKHCTSDKEFIMPTASIYVRDRFGKFITCRALLDTASKLSFITESCAQRLGLQRYPSKIIVNGISSIKAETTRGLCQIFVRSRISEQSINAKVHVLPKITTSLPGYSFENKIKNQLMDLPLADPAYNISSQIDILFGLEHIWNIFTFNKRIDSQGNTIAISTSFGWVVTCAV; from the coding sequence ATGTCGGAAGAAATGAATTCCTTGACGATGACCAGAGGTCGCTTGAAAGGCTCAATTACTCGTACTTTGGCGTTTGCTCAGGTTCCATCCGCAGAAACAACTTTCGATGATGTGGTTAGCCGCTTGGAGCGTTTGGAAGAGGTTTGGCAAGCGTTTGTAAAATTAACAGATGATTTATACAAATTCAaagatgtggaaaattttgcggaCCCGGAGGCTGATTTTGCAAGCTACGAAGAGAAATACCTTTCAGCGCGTGGTAAACTGTATGCTTTAAAATCACAATATGCTCCTACTTTGAATGAAAGTACAGCCAACTCGGGAGCAATAGCAAAGTTGGCAGATCAACAGGCTgcatttttggaaaaactttcaacGACTAGCCATCCTAAAGAAAATGATTTACCTCGCATAAATATTCCAATTTTTACAGGGACATACAAAGATTGGCCAAGTTTTAAAGATCTTTTTGAGAGCGCTATAGGATCAAAAGGAATATCAAATATTCAAAAGTTTCATTACCTGAAGTCGCTACTCAAAGAAGATGCCGCAAGATTAATACAACATATTCCGGTTACCGAAACTGCTTTTCAAACAACTTGGACAAGGCTCAATGATAGGTATGATCGCCCTAAGCAAATTGTTACTTCTTTCATAGAAGCATTTATGGCCCTACCATCAATATCGACGGAAAATGCTGCAACCATGAGAAAAATATCTGACGGGGCAAATGAAATAATTCGTGGTCTTGATGCTATAGGTAAAGGTGAAAGAGATTGGTGGTTAATCTATTTATTGTTATCTAAACTTGATCCTGAATCAAAGAGCAAGTGGATTCGTGAGAGTCGAGATAATCCACTTCCTACCATTAACGATTTTTTTGAATTCTTAGACAATCGCTGCGAAGAGGTTGAATTGTGTGCAAAGAAACAGGCCCATCAATCCAAGCACAGTCATTCAGGCAAGTCACAAGGTAACCATACAAAATGTCTGGTGAGTACTAAAGCAAAACCCAGCTGTTTATTGTGCAAGTGTCCCGACCATTCAATCTTTACATGTCCCACATTTCTGCAAAAAGATATTAATGAGCGCCGTCACTTCGTAAAAGAATCTGCACTATGTTATAATTGTCTCAGACAGGGTCATGCGGTTTCCAACTGTGTATCAAAAGGTAGATGCAAGCAATGTCATCGAAGACATCATTCACTCCTACATCTTCCGAGTAATGAACATGAACCTACATATTTACCCGGTCAAGTTTCGGAGTCTTCACCCCCTGAATCACCGTCTTCTTCTAATAATACAGCTAGTGCCAATATTCAGTGGTCCACTACAGCTAACATTGCATGTCCCATTTCGTTACCTTCACTTCCATCTAGTAGTAAACATTGTACGTCAGACAAAGAATTTATCATGCCCACTGCTTCTATTTATGTCAGAGATCGCTTTGGAAAGTTTATAACATGTCGAGCTTTATTAGATACCGCTTCAAAGctgtcttttatcactgagagtTGTGCTCAACGTCTAGGCCTTCAAAGATATCCctcaaaaataattgtaaatggTATTTCATCAATTAAAGCCGAGACAACTCGGGGTTTATGTCAAATATTCGTACGTTCACGCATCTCTGAGCAATCGATTAACGCCAAGGTACATGTTCTGCCTAAAATAACTACATCTCTTCCTGGCTACAGCTTTGAAAATAAGATCAAAAATCAACTTATGGATTTGCCTCTTGCTGACCCCGCATACAACATTTCGTCAcagattgatattttatttggcCTAGAACATATTTGGAACATTTTCACATTCAACAAACGTATTGATTCACAGGGCAATACTATTGCAATTTCAACAAGTTTTGGATGGGTTGTAACTTGTGCTGTGTGA
- the LOC142231289 gene encoding uncharacterized protein LOC142231289, translating to MRDYEKLGHMRKLKPHEINVTDGRVFYLPHHPVLGEKIRVVFDGSFQDSNGVSLNNNLHIGPSIQRDLFAVCLRFRFHRYVFSADIVKMFRQIWISEHHKNYQRIVWRESPLHEVQHYILCTVTYGTSCAPYLSVRVLEQLAYDYKSKFPIASKVVMEDFYVDDVITGAQTEEEIVFIRDNLVNLLAQAGLELRKWVSNCVSISDSTQDQLFFAAPEKDVKKVLGIFWRPSSDQLGYHIELNKNPVATKRQVLSDVSRIFDPMGLLSPVVIQFKILLRELWSHKLSWDEPLPENLTRQWTTFRQDLISIQDFTLPRYILNDVTKLELHGFSDASIHAYSAAVYCRFVDDTGHTHVKLIAAKTRVAPIKQKSLPCLELCGALILSRLLKRIKEALPHKSIDIRAWCDSTIVLCWLSQPPIKLKTFEANRTSEILEILPRKFWNHVASKENPADCASRGMPVSTLRSFDLWWKGPQWQRDPFQISNMNNCSNSFDVITDPDALAAFKLSSKVLVSTVNDYNPLHELVHRISKWNKLIRVVAYIFKFINATRYPHQIKSPNISFNNFKHAELILTKYAQDVFSEERTLLQSKRLVSTTSSLAKLHPFIDGSGLLRVGGRLRNSELDNASKYPIILPKCSRITKLILQNLHEKNLHPGVSALFVIARQTYWIIGARNLIRNLTHNCLKCFRQRQINTQQLMADVPSIRVRQAFPFENTGCDYAGPIILKQYSGRNTKKSKGYICLFVCLVTSAIHLELATDLSTDCFIAALKRFISRRGKCKKIFSDNGRNFLGASRELNEMHKVILSQTHNEIVSASLAEDGIQWTFIPPFAPHWGGMWESAVRSVKLHLKRVIGNTELTFEQMHTLLAQVEAVVNSRPLGTVPDTDCEYLSPAHFLIGRPYTTVPEGDLVNLTPNRLGYWQHVQNMFQGFWRRWHQEYLTSLQQRPKWNRPQPNLAVGDVVVVKEKNLPPSKFLLAKVVETYPGIDGNVRAVKLKTQCGEMTRPISTLVKLPII from the coding sequence ATGCGAGATTATGAAAAATTGGGACATATGCGTAAACTCAAACCTCATGAGATTAATGTTACTGATGGTAGAGTTTTTTATCTACCCCATCATCCAGTTTTGGGAGAAAAAATTAGAGTCGTGTTTGATGGCTCATTTCAAGATTCCAACGGTGTATCGCTTAATAATAACTTGCACATTGGGCCAAGTATACAACGGGACTTATTTGCTGTTTGTTTGAGATTTCGTTTCCACAGGTATGTTTTCTCAGCcgacatagtaaaaatgttcagACAAATATGGATATCTGAACATCACAAAAATTATCAACGTATTGTATGGAGAGAGTCGCCGTTACACGAGGTACAACATTACATTTTATGCACGGTTACATATGGCACATCTTGTGCGCCATATCTTTCAGTACGAGTGTTGGAGCAGTTAGCCTATGATTATAAATCCAAGTTCCCCATTGCATCGAAGGTGGTAATGGAGGACTTTTATGTAGATGATGTTATTACCGGGGCACAAACGGAAGAAGAAATCGTTTTCATACGTGATAATTTGGTAAATCTACTAGCCCAAGCAGGCCTGGAACTAAGGAAATGGGTTTCAAATTGCGTGAGTATATCAGATAGTACACAAGATCAATTGTTTTTTGCAGCTCCCGAAAAGGATGTAAAAAAGGTGCTCGGTATTTTTTGGAGACCATCGTCAGATCAACTGGGGTATCATATAGAACTCAACAAAAATCCAGTCGCAACAAAAAGGCAGGTACTATCTGATGTATCACGTATATTTGATCCCATGGGTTTATTATCTCCTGTggtaatacaatttaaaattctacTAAGAGAACTATGGTCACACAAGCTATCGTGGGATGAACCACTTCCTGAAAATCTTACACGTCAATGGACTACATTTcgacaagatttaatttctattcaaGATTTTACACTTCCACGATACATTTTGAATGATGTTACAAAATTGGAGCTGCATGGTTTCTCGGATGCTTCCATACACGCATACTCTGCCGCAGTTTATTGTCGATTCGTAGACGACACTGGTCATACTCATGTCAAACTCATTGCTGCTAAAACAAGGGTAGCTCCCATCAAACAAAAATCGTTGCCGTGTCTTGAATTATGCGGAGCTCTTATTTTATCTCGTCTACTCAAAAGAATAAAAGAAGCCTTGCCACACAAATCAATTGATATACGAGCTTGGTGTGATTCAACAATTGTTTTGTGTTGGCTATCTCAACCACCCATTAAGTTAAAGACATTCGAAGCCAACAGAACAtcagaaatattggaaatattgccTCGTAAGTTTTGGAATCATGTTGCCTCTAAAGAAAATCCGGCCGACTGTGCCTCAAGAGGGATGCCTGTATCAACACTTCGTTCCTTTGATCTTTGGTGGAAGGGCCCACAATGGCAGAGGGACCCATTCCAAATCAGTAATATGAATAACTGTTCTAATTCATTTGATGTAATTACAGATCCTGACGCACTTGCTGCCTTTAAACTTTCTTCAAAAGTTCTGGTCTCAACAGTGAATGACTATAATCCACTACATGAATTGGTACACCGCATTTCGAAATGGAATAAACTCATACGTGTCGTAGCCTACATCTTCAAGTTCATCAATGCCACTAGATATCCACACCAAATAAAATCGCCGAATATTTCGTTCAACAACTTTAAACACGCCGAACTAATTCTGACAAAGTATGCCCAAGATGTCTTTAGCGAAGAGCGCACGCTATTACAAAGTAAACGCCTAGTAAGTACAACATCTTCATTAGCAAAACTACACCCCTTCATAGACGGCAGCGGCTTGTTACGAGTAGGTGGGCGCCTACGTAACTCAGAACTAGACAATGCTTCCAAATATCCAATAATCTTGCCAAAATGTAGCCGAATAACCAAATTGATTTTACAAAACCTTCATGAGAAAAATCTGCATCCCGGAGTATCGGCCTTATTTGTTATTGCCCGTCAAACCTATTGGATTATTGGTGCAAGAAATCTGATTCGAAATCTGACTCATAATTGCCTCAAATGTTTTCGACAACGACAAATTAATACACAACAGCTAATGGCAGATGTACCATCCATCCGGGTACGCCAAGCGTTTCCCTTTGAAAATACTGGTTGCGACTATGCAGGCCcaataattttaaaacaatactCAGGACGAAATACAAAGAAATCTAAAGGGTATATCTGTTTATTTGTATGCCTAGTCACCTCCGCCATACATTTGGAACTCGCCACTGATTTAAGCACCGATTGTTTTATTGCCGCTTTAAAAAGATTTATATCGCGAAgaggaaaatgtaaaaaaatctttagtgacaatggaagaaattttcttgGGGCATCTCGAGAATTAAACGAGATGCACAAAGTAATTTTGTCGCAAACTCATAACGAAATTGTCTCCGCATCTTTAGCCGAAGACGGTATACAATGGACGTTTATTCCTCCATTTGCACCCCATTGGGGTGGAATGTGGGAGTCGGCGGTTCGATCGGTTAAGTTGCATCTTAAACGAGTTATTGGAAATACAGAATTAACATTCGAGCAGATGCACACTCTATTGGCTCAGGTGGAAGCCGTAGTTAATTCAAGACCCCTAGGCACTGTTCCAGATACAGATTGCGAATACCTTTCGCCGGCTCATTTTCTTATTGGCAGGCCTTATACAACTGTTCCCGAAGGAGATCTGGTCAACCTCACACCAAACAGACTAGGATATTGGCAGCATGtacaaaatatgtttcaagGTTTCTGGCGACGTTGGCATCAAGAATATTTAACTTCTCTGCAACAGCGACCAAAATGGAATAGACCTCAACCAAATCTAGCAGTTGGAGATGTTGTTGTAGTCAAGGAAAAGAATTTACCTCCCTCCAAATTTCTACTGGCAAAAGTGGTCGAAACATATCCCGGTATAGATGGCAATGTAAGAGCTGTAAAACTTAAAACGCAATGCGGAGAAATGACACGTCCTATTTCTACCTTGGTAAAACTTCCCATAATCTGA